In Amphiura filiformis chromosome 1, Afil_fr2py, whole genome shotgun sequence, the following are encoded in one genomic region:
- the LOC140155667 gene encoding post-GPI attachment to proteins factor 4-like: MSKMMTDYANRTNNIRLRRNKYQTIKAIINIPIRCAISTTQILARKLWHHRKYIGKTLFLYLITILCLYAVRCQLPYSKLYKYCSNDAISFAAVKEVNDQRLLEAREYLSTLDASKTKIQYLQNGDSNKLRYVIGVVSVARRTDVTYKGQLGYLTQVMSKLHKVTVDNGATSDIFPFICNVDSNPEKHAEALELGTFFPNVTKSYTENVSAGHPTSTSREQEKQDYVFCLETALKYKSDYVILIQDDAYPTESFYEVLEHLLKTKVETQIQRGERVTMVTNNERRLGWIKLNIPNSATNYHRNWFFFIQWICLTAVIAGISCLIFHLCKECKPFKSVHPGLYCSSTDKRKRTGYISSSLMLLKTFVYVLLIVWIIGRPYYMKLRATSPYFYALEPGTSCCLVAVLYQPSTLPGLINYLQKTTCTKQLPLDFALDRYRIEKNLKQYLVTPNLFNHIGFYSALNKRFNRNGAEFVHMFDSS, encoded by the coding sequence ATGAGCAAGATGATGACAGATTACGCTAATAGAACCAACAATATAAGACTACGCAGAAATAAATATCAAACCATCAAAGCAATAATCAATATTCCCATCAGATGTGCCATATCGACAACTCAAATATTGGCAAGAAAATTATGGCACCATAGAAAATACATTGGCAAAACTCTATTTCTGTACCTGATAACGATCCTTTGTCTCTATGCTGTGCGCTGTCAACTACCTTACTCTAAGCTGTATAAATACTGTAGTAATGATGCTATTAGTTTTGCTGCTGTAAAGGAGGTAAACGACCAAAGACTTCTAGAAGCGCGTGAATATCTATCCACTCTTGACGCCAGTAAGACGAAGATACAATACCTCCAAAATGGAGACTCGAACAAGCTGCGCTACGTTATAGGTGTGGTTTCTGTCGCGCGCAGAACAGACGTTACGTATAAAGGACAACTGGGATATTTAACACAAGTCATGAGTAAATTACATAAGGTGACTGTGGATAATGGTGCTACAAGTGATATATTCCCTTTCATCTGCAATGTGGATTCAAATCCTGAAAAACATGCAGAGGCTTTAGAGTTAGGAACTTTCTTTCCGAATGTCACCAAAAGCTATACTGAAAATGTTTCAGCTGGACACCCCACAAGCACAAGCCGTGAGCAAGAAAAACAAGATTATGTTTTTTGCTTAGAAACAGCTTTGAAATACAAATCTGATTATGTTATTCTGATTCAAGATGACGCTTATCCGACAGAAAGCTTTTATGAAGTTTTAGAacatttattaaaaacaaaagtaGAAACTCAAATACAAAGAGGAGAACGTGTTACTATGGTTACGAACAATGAGAGGAGATTGGGTTGGATAAAACTGAATATTCCGAATTCGGCAACCAATTATCACAGAAACTGGTTTTTCTTCATTCAATGGATTTGCCTAACAGCAGTAATCGCTGGAATAAGTTGTTTGATCTTTCATTTATGCAAGGAATGTAAACCTTTCAAATCTGTTCATCCAGGATTGTATTGTTCTTCCACCGATAAAAGAAAACGGACAGGTTACATATCATCATCTCTAATGTTGTTAAAAACTTTTGTGTATGTTTTGCTGATTGTATGGATAATCGGACGTCCATATTATATGAAATTACGGGCTACATCGCCATATTTTTATGCACTAGAACCGGGAACTTCATGTTGCCTAGTGGCAGTATTATACCAGCCATCCACGTTGCCTGGACTAATCAACTATCTCCAAAAAACAACTTGTACGAAACAATTGCCATTGGATTTTGCGTTGGATCGATACAGGATTGAAAAGAATCTGAAACAGTATTTGGTTACTCCGAATTTATTTAATCACATTGGATTTTATTCGGCcctgaataaacgttttaatagAAATGGAGCCGAGTTTGTGCATATGTTTGACAGTTCTTGA